In Amycolatopsis jiangsuensis, the following proteins share a genomic window:
- a CDS encoding branched-chain amino acid ABC transporter permease produces the protein MTHDLGSLVLAQGDSWINFDVDSFLNQFWSNTIDGLSYGSIYALVALGYTLVYGVLKLINFAHSEVFIYGAYATWFVFYGLGFRPGATAELPIFELVGFLLLALIAAMAVSGGTAVVLERVAYRPLRKRGAPRLVFLITAIGASFVLQQILFIWRGGNPENSIRLLRNDEVFEIFGASVTNVTIITVIASILLMAGTDLFVNRTRFGRGIRAVAQDPDTATLMGVNKERVIMTTFLIGGLLAGAAALFYMMKIPQGASYQGGFILGIKAFTAAVLGGIGNLRGALLGGLLLGVVENYGQSLFGGQWRDVVAFVLLVLILMIRPTGILGESLGKARV, from the coding sequence ATGACCCATGACCTCGGCTCCCTCGTCCTGGCCCAGGGCGACAGCTGGATCAACTTCGACGTCGATTCGTTCCTGAACCAGTTCTGGAGCAACACGATCGACGGTCTGTCCTACGGCAGCATCTACGCGCTCGTGGCGCTGGGGTACACCCTCGTCTACGGCGTGCTCAAACTGATCAACTTCGCCCACTCCGAGGTGTTCATCTACGGCGCCTACGCGACGTGGTTCGTCTTCTACGGCCTCGGGTTCCGCCCCGGTGCGACCGCGGAGCTGCCGATCTTCGAACTGGTCGGGTTCCTGCTGCTCGCGCTCATCGCGGCGATGGCCGTCTCCGGCGGGACCGCGGTGGTGCTGGAACGGGTCGCCTACCGGCCACTGCGCAAACGCGGGGCGCCGAGGCTGGTCTTCCTGATCACCGCGATCGGTGCCTCGTTCGTGCTGCAGCAGATCCTGTTCATCTGGCGCGGTGGCAACCCGGAGAACAGCATTCGGCTGCTGCGCAACGACGAGGTCTTCGAGATCTTCGGCGCGAGCGTCACCAACGTCACCATCATCACCGTGATCGCCTCGATCCTGCTGATGGCCGGCACCGACCTGTTCGTCAACCGGACCCGGTTCGGCCGCGGAATCCGCGCGGTGGCACAGGATCCGGACACCGCGACGCTGATGGGCGTCAACAAGGAACGCGTCATCATGACCACGTTCCTCATCGGTGGCCTGCTGGCCGGGGCGGCCGCGCTGTTCTACATGATGAAGATCCCGCAGGGCGCCTCGTACCAGGGCGGCTTCATCCTCGGCATCAAGGCGTTCACCGCCGCGGTGCTGGGCGGTATCGGCAACCTGCGCGGCGCGCTGCTCGGCGGTCTGCTGCTCGGCGTCGTGGAGAACTACGGCCAGTCGCTGTTCGGCGGGCAGTGGCGCGACGTCGTGGCGTTCGTGCTGCTGGTGCTGATCCTGATGATCCGGCCCACCGGCATCCTCGGTGAGTCGCTCGGAAAGGCGCGGGTATGA
- a CDS encoding TetR/AcrR family transcriptional regulator, translating into MRADARKNRDQLLAVAGTALAEEGVTVSLRDIARRADVGLATLLRHFPTREALLDALLRTHFDEMAAQADELENTCSPEDALVSWVRDCVTWTTEYRGVTVLMAAAIEDTGSALHASCVTLRAAGARLLVRAQAAGVARTDLDGTDLFALIAALAWLGDQPALASRAGHLFDVVASAILPGVTKSGPGPERRPRRRG; encoded by the coding sequence ATGCGGGCGGACGCCAGGAAGAACCGCGACCAGCTGCTCGCGGTGGCGGGTACGGCCCTCGCCGAGGAGGGCGTGACGGTGTCGCTGCGCGACATTGCCCGCCGGGCCGACGTCGGGCTCGCCACGCTGCTGCGGCATTTCCCGACCCGGGAAGCGCTGCTCGATGCCTTGCTGCGCACCCATTTCGACGAGATGGCGGCGCAGGCGGACGAGCTCGAAAACACGTGCTCACCCGAAGACGCTCTGGTCTCGTGGGTGCGCGACTGTGTCACGTGGACCACCGAGTACCGAGGGGTGACCGTGCTGATGGCGGCCGCCATCGAGGACACCGGATCCGCGCTCCACGCCTCGTGTGTCACTCTGCGCGCCGCCGGGGCGCGGCTGCTCGTCCGTGCCCAGGCGGCGGGCGTGGCCCGGACCGATCTCGACGGCACCGATCTGTTCGCGCTGATCGCCGCGCTCGCCTGGCTCGGCGATCAGCCCGCGCTCGCGTCCCGCGCCGGACACCTGTTCGACGTGGTCGCGAGCGCGATCCTGCCCGGTGTCACGAAGAGCGGGCCCGGACCGGAACGCCGCCCGCGCCGGCGCGGCTGA
- a CDS encoding ABC transporter ATP-binding protein, producing MTAPGNGNRPEVPAEGGLVAEVANMTAAQFAEHQTEVFEAVAPDRDMEVSVGQTLLDVDDVTVRFGGLVALDSVSFGIRRGEILGLIGPNGAGKTTCFNAMTGVYRPTSGQVRLEGRPLAKASRHAITQLGIARTFQNIRLFGEMTALENVVVGTDARHRTSLLGALLRSPRHHREEKQAIDRAMALLEFVGIADRAADRAKNLPYGYQRRLEIARALATEPKLLCLDEPAAGFNPAEKEELMGLIRTIRDDGYTVLLIEHDMKLVMGVTDRIVVLEFGKKIAEGLPAQIREDPAVIAAYLGVPDDDVA from the coding sequence ATGACCGCCCCTGGCAACGGCAACCGCCCGGAGGTCCCGGCCGAGGGCGGGCTGGTGGCCGAAGTCGCGAACATGACCGCCGCGCAGTTCGCCGAGCACCAGACCGAGGTTTTCGAGGCCGTCGCGCCCGACCGGGACATGGAGGTCTCGGTCGGGCAGACACTGCTGGACGTCGACGACGTCACGGTGCGCTTCGGCGGGCTGGTCGCGCTGGACTCGGTGTCCTTCGGCATCCGGCGCGGCGAGATCCTCGGCCTGATCGGGCCGAACGGTGCCGGCAAGACCACCTGCTTCAACGCGATGACCGGGGTCTACCGGCCGACGTCCGGGCAGGTGCGGCTGGAGGGCCGTCCACTGGCCAAGGCCTCTCGGCACGCCATCACCCAGCTCGGCATCGCGCGGACGTTCCAGAACATCCGGCTCTTCGGCGAGATGACCGCACTGGAGAACGTGGTCGTCGGTACCGACGCGCGCCACCGCACCAGCCTGCTCGGCGCGCTCCTGCGTTCCCCGCGCCATCACCGCGAGGAGAAGCAGGCGATCGACAGGGCGATGGCACTGCTGGAGTTCGTCGGTATCGCCGACCGCGCCGCGGACCGGGCGAAGAACCTGCCCTACGGCTACCAGCGGCGGCTGGAGATCGCCCGGGCGCTGGCCACCGAGCCGAAGCTGCTGTGCCTCGACGAGCCGGCCGCCGGGTTCAACCCGGCGGAGAAGGAAGAGCTCATGGGGCTGATCCGGACGATCCGCGACGACGGGTACACCGTCCTGCTGATCGAACACGACATGAAGCTCGTGATGGGCGTGACCGACCGGATCGTGGTGCTGGAGTTCGGCAAGAAGATCGCCGAAGGACTGCCCGCGCAGATCCGCGAGGATCCCGCGGTGATCGCCGCTTACCTGGGGGTGCCCGACGATGACGTTGCTTGA
- a CDS encoding SpoIIE family protein phosphatase, translated as MSDDEALLQLRVGDAVQVREAFEELPLMVAAMDGPQLRFVAANAAYRALATSSEFIGAPLREVFPEGGGQQIFEAVERVYDTAEPYTMNEWRMQLGADETGQPREMYLDVHLAPRFTDDGAIRGVVGYITDVTARAQQRLAAQAQAADVERRYRQARDVIAALQRELLPSGLPVLPRVHIAGSYLLADADTAAGGDWFDGVTLPGGQVGLVVGDVVGHGVSASAVMGQLRAITAERLQAGATIPEALTALDAVANRIPGAHAATVCVAILDPNDGSLTYCTAGHPPPLLVPAHGEPRYLDVTGAGPLGVGAAFPLATAQLDPGDVLLIYTDGIVERPGRDIAASTVELAQVAADTVAGRGLRTAETSPVERVCTQTIELLTRATGHSDDITLLAAQLVTPAPILSLTAAATSESLAEIRVALDDWLDIAHVGATDADALRHAVVELVTNAADHAYVDSADQHTVTVTGEVTDTGHAELRVADEGSWREPRPSPDRGLGLQVTANLIDNLQIEHDATGTTAVVRHRLTRQVPLLTTGTRPSGTAVQRSAQADPLLVLEQPSTSGARFRIDGPVDGATAGTVEREISFAGSTGARSLLLDLTGVSHLASAGVAVLHRLAARHSGNGGELRLYAPPGTNADMIMTLVGLVHHTTDPDLGTGEQHPAATEDP; from the coding sequence GTGTCGGACGACGAAGCGCTGCTGCAGCTGCGGGTCGGGGACGCTGTCCAGGTGCGCGAGGCGTTCGAAGAGCTGCCGCTGATGGTGGCCGCGATGGACGGCCCGCAGTTGCGGTTCGTGGCTGCGAACGCCGCCTACCGGGCACTCGCCACATCATCGGAGTTCATCGGCGCACCCTTGCGTGAGGTTTTCCCCGAAGGCGGTGGACAGCAGATCTTCGAAGCGGTTGAGCGGGTCTATGACACCGCCGAGCCGTACACGATGAACGAGTGGCGTATGCAGCTCGGCGCCGACGAGACCGGCCAGCCCCGGGAGATGTACCTCGACGTGCACCTCGCGCCTCGTTTCACCGACGACGGCGCGATCCGCGGCGTCGTCGGTTACATCACCGACGTCACCGCCCGGGCCCAGCAACGGCTGGCCGCCCAGGCCCAGGCCGCCGACGTCGAACGCCGCTACCGCCAAGCCCGTGACGTGATCGCCGCCCTGCAACGGGAGCTGCTGCCATCCGGCCTGCCGGTCCTGCCTCGGGTGCACATCGCCGGCAGCTACCTGCTCGCCGACGCCGACACGGCCGCCGGCGGCGACTGGTTCGACGGGGTCACCCTCCCCGGCGGCCAGGTCGGGCTGGTGGTCGGCGACGTCGTCGGACACGGGGTGTCCGCGTCCGCGGTGATGGGACAGCTGCGCGCGATCACCGCCGAGCGGCTGCAGGCCGGCGCGACCATCCCAGAGGCTCTCACCGCTCTCGACGCAGTCGCCAACCGCATTCCCGGCGCCCACGCCGCGACGGTGTGCGTGGCGATACTCGACCCGAACGACGGGTCGCTGACCTACTGCACGGCCGGGCACCCGCCCCCGCTGCTCGTCCCCGCCCACGGGGAGCCGCGATACCTGGACGTCACCGGCGCGGGCCCGCTGGGCGTCGGCGCGGCGTTTCCTCTCGCCACCGCCCAGCTCGACCCCGGCGACGTCCTGCTCATCTACACCGACGGCATCGTCGAACGGCCCGGCCGGGACATCGCGGCCAGCACCGTCGAGCTGGCTCAGGTGGCCGCGGACACCGTCGCCGGGCGGGGGCTGCGGACCGCGGAGACGTCCCCGGTGGAGCGGGTGTGCACGCAGACGATCGAGCTGCTCACCCGTGCCACCGGGCACAGTGACGACATCACGTTGCTGGCCGCCCAGCTCGTGACCCCGGCCCCCATCCTCTCGCTCACCGCCGCGGCGACGAGCGAGTCGCTGGCCGAGATCCGCGTCGCTCTCGACGACTGGCTCGACATCGCCCACGTCGGCGCGACGGACGCCGACGCGCTGCGGCACGCGGTGGTGGAGCTGGTCACCAACGCAGCCGATCACGCCTACGTGGACTCTGCCGACCAGCACACCGTGACGGTCACCGGCGAGGTTACCGACACCGGTCACGCCGAGCTGCGCGTCGCCGACGAAGGTTCGTGGCGAGAGCCACGCCCCTCACCCGATCGGGGACTGGGCCTGCAGGTCACCGCGAACCTGATCGACAACCTCCAGATCGAGCACGACGCCACCGGCACCACCGCCGTCGTGCGTCACCGCCTGACCCGGCAGGTTCCCTTGCTCACCACCGGCACACGGCCCTCGGGAACCGCGGTGCAGCGGTCTGCGCAGGCGGATCCGCTGCTGGTCCTCGAGCAACCGTCCACCTCCGGGGCGCGTTTCCGGATCGACGGGCCCGTGGACGGGGCGACCGCGGGCACGGTCGAGCGGGAGATCTCGTTTGCGGGCTCGACCGGGGCCCGGTCGCTCCTGCTCGACCTGACCGGGGTTTCCCACCTGGCCAGCGCGGGTGTCGCGGTCCTGCACCGGCTCGCCGCCCGGCACAGCGGCAACGGCGGTGAACTGCGCCTCTACGCGCCGCCGGGTACCAATGCCGACATGATCATGACGCTGGTCGGCCTGGTACACCACACCACCGACCCGGACCTCGGAACCGGCGAGCAGCATCCGGCGGCCACCGAAGATCCGTGA
- a CDS encoding ANTAR domain-containing response regulator: MTEQAAEAGTDTVPQRRVLVAEDEALIRLDLVEMLREEGYEVVGEAGDGEEAISLATDLKPDLVILDVKMPKLDGIEAAAKITGDRIAPVVILTAFSQRDLVERAREAGTMAYLVKPFAKRDLVPAIELAVSRFSELQALEAEVAGLTDRLETRKVIDRAKGLLMSRQGLTEPDAFRWIQRTAMDRRSTMKAVAEAVVESIG; the protein is encoded by the coding sequence GTGACCGAACAGGCTGCCGAGGCCGGTACCGATACCGTGCCGCAGCGCCGCGTGCTCGTCGCCGAGGACGAGGCGCTCATCCGGCTCGATCTGGTCGAGATGCTGCGCGAAGAGGGCTACGAGGTGGTCGGCGAGGCCGGGGACGGCGAAGAAGCCATCAGCCTCGCCACCGACCTCAAGCCGGATCTGGTGATCCTCGACGTCAAGATGCCCAAGCTGGACGGCATCGAGGCGGCCGCCAAGATCACCGGCGACCGGATCGCCCCGGTCGTCATCCTCACCGCGTTCAGCCAGCGCGATCTCGTCGAACGGGCCCGGGAAGCGGGCACCATGGCGTATCTGGTCAAGCCGTTCGCCAAGCGCGACCTGGTGCCCGCGATCGAGCTGGCGGTCAGCCGGTTCTCCGAGCTGCAGGCGCTCGAGGCGGAGGTCGCCGGCCTCACCGACCGGCTCGAGACGCGCAAGGTCATCGACCGGGCCAAGGGCCTGCTGATGAGCCGCCAGGGCCTCACCGAGCCGGACGCTTTCCGCTGGATCCAGCGCACCGCGATGGACCGCCGCAGCACGATGAAGGCGGTGGCCGAGGCCGTGGTGGAGAGCATCGGCTGA
- a CDS encoding branched-chain amino acid ABC transporter substrate-binding protein translates to MLAAAGAISLSACAARTDTGSGGDSAGPQGAAPSAAADAADPAGDGKAQCSPVSLAYAGTINGENAALGQNILNGAKLAVDQHNKANPGCKVTLKQYDTEGTPDKAPGIVNQIVNTPAIIGVIGLPFSGESKAVGNIFDQAGLVSVTPAATNPGLAQNGWKTFFRGLGNDSTQGPAAAKFITGELKASKVCVIQDDSEYGTGLAASITKALGDKATCSDSVKSKQTDFSAVVNKVKGANPDAVFYSGYYREGAPFAQQLSDAGVEAKFVGPDGVKDDEFVKGAGDAASKAYFTCPCVPADQFTKFTEAYKAAAGKDPGTYSPEAYDIATILLKGVDAGKKDRAGMLDFVKNYDGQGLTKHFKWDSHGELAKTTVWSYKVDGGKIVRNTEIK, encoded by the coding sequence GTGCTGGCGGCGGCGGGGGCGATTTCGCTCAGCGCGTGCGCGGCCCGTACCGACACCGGCTCCGGCGGGGACAGTGCCGGCCCGCAGGGCGCGGCGCCGTCGGCGGCGGCCGACGCGGCGGATCCGGCAGGCGACGGCAAAGCGCAGTGCTCGCCGGTCTCGCTCGCCTACGCCGGCACCATCAACGGTGAGAACGCCGCGCTGGGACAGAACATCCTCAACGGCGCGAAGCTCGCCGTGGATCAGCACAACAAGGCCAACCCGGGCTGCAAGGTCACCCTGAAGCAGTACGACACCGAGGGCACGCCGGACAAGGCGCCCGGCATCGTGAACCAGATCGTCAACACCCCGGCCATCATCGGAGTGATCGGCCTGCCGTTCTCCGGTGAGTCGAAGGCGGTCGGCAACATCTTCGACCAGGCCGGCCTGGTCAGCGTCACCCCGGCGGCGACCAATCCCGGGCTGGCGCAGAACGGCTGGAAGACCTTCTTCCGCGGGCTCGGCAACGACAGCACCCAGGGCCCGGCCGCCGCGAAGTTCATCACCGGCGAGCTGAAGGCGTCCAAGGTCTGCGTGATCCAGGACGACTCCGAATACGGCACCGGTCTCGCCGCGTCGATCACCAAGGCGCTCGGCGACAAGGCGACCTGCAGCGACAGCGTCAAGTCGAAGCAGACCGACTTCTCCGCGGTGGTCAACAAGGTCAAGGGCGCGAACCCGGACGCGGTGTTCTACTCCGGCTACTACCGCGAGGGCGCTCCGTTCGCCCAGCAGCTGAGCGACGCCGGGGTCGAGGCCAAGTTCGTCGGTCCGGACGGGGTGAAGGACGACGAGTTCGTCAAGGGTGCCGGCGACGCCGCGAGCAAGGCCTACTTCACCTGCCCGTGCGTGCCCGCCGACCAGTTCACCAAGTTCACCGAGGCGTACAAGGCCGCGGCGGGCAAGGACCCGGGCACCTACTCGCCCGAGGCGTACGACATCGCGACGATCCTGCTCAAGGGCGTCGACGCGGGCAAGAAGGACCGCGCCGGGATGCTGGACTTCGTGAAGAACTACGACGGCCAGGGCCTCACCAAGCACTTCAAGTGGGACTCGCACGGCGAGCTGGCGAAGACGACCGTGTGGTCCTACAAGGTCGACGGCGGGAAGATCGTCCGCAACACCGAGATCAAGTAA
- a CDS encoding ABC transporter ATP-binding protein, translating into MTLLELSEVSVHYGRIQAVSGLSITVEEGEVVTLIGANGAGKSTTMRAISGIRPVSGGSIRFDGEDITRLRGDLRVVRGISQSPEGRGIFPGMTVLENLDMGAYARKDRKSLQADFDRVFELFPRLAERRTQVGGTMSGGEQQMLAIGRALMAKPRLLLLDEPSMGLAPQFIQQIFRIITEINRQGTTVLLVEQNAQQALSRAHRAYVLETGRITKTGTGRELLADSSIKEAYLGVG; encoded by the coding sequence ATGACGTTGCTTGAACTGTCCGAAGTGTCCGTCCACTATGGCCGGATCCAGGCGGTGTCCGGCCTGTCCATCACGGTGGAGGAGGGCGAGGTCGTCACCCTCATCGGCGCGAACGGCGCCGGCAAGTCCACCACGATGCGGGCCATCTCCGGGATCCGCCCGGTGTCCGGCGGCTCGATCCGGTTCGACGGCGAGGACATCACCCGGCTGCGCGGTGACCTGCGGGTGGTGCGCGGGATTTCGCAGTCCCCGGAGGGCCGCGGGATCTTCCCCGGCATGACGGTGCTGGAGAACCTGGACATGGGCGCGTACGCGCGCAAAGACCGCAAGAGCCTGCAGGCGGACTTCGACCGGGTCTTCGAGCTGTTCCCGCGGCTGGCCGAACGCCGCACCCAGGTCGGCGGCACCATGTCCGGTGGCGAGCAGCAGATGCTCGCGATCGGGCGGGCGCTGATGGCCAAGCCCCGGCTGCTGCTGCTGGACGAGCCGTCGATGGGCCTGGCGCCGCAGTTCATCCAGCAGATCTTCCGGATCATCACCGAGATCAACCGGCAGGGCACCACGGTGCTGCTGGTGGAGCAGAACGCGCAGCAGGCGCTGTCCCGGGCGCACCGCGCGTACGTACTGGAAACCGGCCGGATCACCAAAACCGGCACCGGCCGCGAACTGCTCGCCGACTCGAGCATCAAGGAGGCCTACCTCGGCGTCGGCTGA
- a CDS encoding PaaI family thioesterase, with amino-acid sequence MTEQATGTALESFAGIDPAAAGQQLNDKIGLKIIEASSERVVGTIPVEGNLQPYGLLHGGANATVAEALGSVLAALNAGPDRAAMGLELSCTHHRAVRSGTVTAVATPLHVGRGTITTEIVLTDDQDRRTCTARLTCVVRDRPPGS; translated from the coding sequence GTGACCGAACAGGCCACCGGAACGGCGCTGGAGTCGTTCGCGGGCATCGATCCCGCGGCGGCCGGCCAGCAGCTGAACGACAAGATCGGGCTGAAGATCATCGAAGCCTCTTCCGAACGGGTCGTCGGCACCATCCCGGTCGAGGGCAACCTGCAGCCCTACGGCCTGCTGCACGGCGGCGCGAACGCCACGGTCGCCGAGGCGCTCGGTTCGGTCCTCGCCGCGCTCAACGCCGGGCCGGACCGCGCCGCGATGGGCCTCGAGCTGTCCTGCACGCACCACCGGGCAGTCCGCTCCGGCACGGTCACCGCCGTCGCGACTCCCCTGCACGTCGGCCGCGGCACGATCACCACGGAGATCGTGCTCACCGACGACCAGGACCGGCGCACCTGCACCGCCCGGCTGACTTGTGTGGTCCGGGACCGGCCACCAGGCTCCTGA
- a CDS encoding branched-chain amino acid ABC transporter permease, producing MTVTSTPPAHAAAKRRRPVSDWWNNLPRVQQWAVLIPLVVIIYLLPVLNPPILTTQPGYDFATAMFEVSRYALVAIGLNVVVGQAGLLDLGYVGFFAIGAYVMALFTSPDSSLSKLPFLVVLPIAMVVTMIFGVILGTPTLRLRGDYLAIVTLGFGEIVRLLADNVTPLRGNRGFQSVGHPPGTNADGSPLFSNTNGTPWYWLCVTLIILVLLLVGNLERSRVGRAWVAIRDDEDAAEIMGVPTFKFKIWAFVGGAAIGGLSGALYAGQLGFVNNQKFDVVTSMLFLAAVILGGAGNKVGVLLGAVVVAYIPLRFQAIAEYKYLIFGLALIILMIFRPQGLLGARQRLLTYGRQAYRRLLGKGEQVSSDGSLATENPGEKV from the coding sequence ATGACGGTGACCTCGACCCCGCCCGCCCACGCCGCGGCCAAGCGCAGGCGCCCGGTGTCGGACTGGTGGAACAACCTGCCCCGGGTCCAGCAGTGGGCGGTGCTGATCCCGCTGGTGGTGATCATCTACCTGCTGCCGGTGCTCAACCCGCCGATCCTCACCACCCAGCCCGGTTACGACTTCGCGACCGCGATGTTCGAGGTGTCCCGCTACGCGCTGGTCGCCATCGGACTCAACGTGGTGGTCGGCCAGGCGGGCCTGCTGGACCTCGGGTACGTCGGCTTCTTCGCGATCGGCGCCTACGTGATGGCGCTGTTCACCAGCCCCGACTCGTCCCTGTCCAAGCTGCCGTTCCTCGTCGTGCTGCCGATCGCGATGGTGGTCACGATGATCTTCGGGGTGATCCTCGGGACGCCGACGCTGCGGTTGCGCGGGGACTACCTGGCGATCGTGACGCTCGGGTTCGGCGAGATCGTGCGGCTCTTGGCCGACAACGTGACGCCGCTGCGCGGCAACCGCGGGTTCCAGAGTGTCGGGCATCCGCCGGGCACGAACGCCGACGGCAGCCCGTTGTTCAGCAACACCAACGGAACCCCGTGGTACTGGCTGTGCGTCACGCTGATCATCCTGGTGCTGCTGCTGGTCGGGAACCTGGAACGCAGCCGCGTCGGCCGCGCGTGGGTGGCCATCCGCGACGACGAGGACGCGGCCGAGATCATGGGTGTACCCACGTTCAAGTTCAAGATCTGGGCGTTCGTCGGCGGTGCCGCGATCGGCGGGCTCTCCGGCGCGCTCTACGCCGGGCAGCTGGGCTTCGTGAACAACCAGAAGTTCGACGTCGTCACGTCCATGCTGTTCCTCGCCGCGGTGATCCTCGGCGGTGCGGGCAACAAGGTCGGCGTGCTGCTGGGCGCGGTGGTGGTGGCCTACATCCCGCTGCGGTTCCAGGCGATCGCGGAGTACAAGTACCTGATCTTCGGCCTGGCGCTGATCATCCTGATGATCTTCCGCCCGCAGGGCCTGCTCGGCGCGCGGCAGCGGCTGCTCACCTACGGCAGGCAGGCCTACCGCCGGCTGCTGGGCAAGGGTGAGCAGGTCAGCAGCGACGGTTCACTGGCCACCGAGAACCCGGGAGAGAAGGTATGA